From Toxorhynchites rutilus septentrionalis strain SRP chromosome 2, ASM2978413v1, whole genome shotgun sequence, a single genomic window includes:
- the LOC129770919 gene encoding uncharacterized protein LOC129770919, with amino-acid sequence MLNTRKTSIEVLVLTAGVYIVLAQDLMSSRITQHGYVFPENVTVAIGGTVNLRIVLPMNPNDRCLYRRPGSVEDIDVHADSLANRTECSIDILEIEPADAGFWRLTMIRGSTMIRGLSMINVIDVPTVQNNSDMGAIGGLEEITPRGTDYCYVLRNANAPNRHVPMYGQCTLEMSDMDPTSSGRWNVIAGVRGYLREIEFTVDIEHREEQIVTTVMRGWDYLILLCSLRGSLKTVKFCRFQRLSDNRGINLHEGLGLDRYHYHGNGFETGDCGLQIDTPDSIDKGLWTCSLGYGNDTITKFSGAILDGSEQEAELSIINVEDVDVLNGTGITIQCNANKPLDYCWFKDPSGNIYSVSDNSVDNAYGVRFRYHGISLQMGDCGIELNTTADVMAGQWSCHIGSSKFSALEVSRYINVRISNSQMIGSSNTLRATLGAALVLECSSIPKRTPLKYCRYVTPSGQAFSLGENVTSEEAILGNYFATPNHDPKKGSCSLVVKNISPFDIGQWTCAGKIAGQTVEHYATIEITGELKRSTELNAASIFGMTIGAILILLTAVGFVCYSFRQKIRRRVAAINQEIEMREGRIVRDFQRISDASGASDSTDQNRMTAESRL; translated from the exons ATGCTAAACACGCGTAAAACGTCCATTGAAGTTCTCGTACTAACTGCAGGCGTATACATCG TTCTAGCGCAAGACCTGATGTCGAGCCGAATCACACAGCATGGATATGTTTTCCCAGAGAATGTTACCGTGGCCATCGGTGGAACCGTTAACTTGAGAATAGTGTTACCCATGAATCCGAACGATCGCTGCTTGTATCGTCGACCAGGATCCGTCGAAGATATCGATGTGCATGCAGATTCGCTCGCGAACCGTACCGAATGTTCAATCGATATTCTAGAAATAGAACCCGCTGATGCCGGATTTTGGCGGTTAACAATGATTCGCGGAAGCACAATGATTCGGGGTCTTTCGATGATCAATGTCATTGACGTGCCAACGGTGCAAAACAACAGTGATATGGGCGCGATTGGTGGGCTGGAAGAAATAACGCCACGAGGAACGGACTATTGCTACGTTTTGAGGAATGCAAACGCTCCGAACAGACATGTTCCTATGTATGGTCAGTGTACGCTTGAAATGTCCGATATGGACCCTACCAGCAGTGGTCGATGGAATGTGATAGCGGGAGTGCGGGGTTATTTGCGTGAAATTGAGTTTACCGTGGACATTGAACATCGAG AGGAACAAATAGTGACCACGGTTATGCGAGGCTGGGATTACCTCATACTGTTGTGCAGTCTTCGGGGTTCTCTTAAAACGGTCAAATTCTGCCGCTTCCAACGGCTGTCCGACAACAGAGGTATCAATTTGCACGAAGGTTTAGGGCTAGATCGATATCACTACCATGGAAATGGATTCGAAACCGGAGACTGTGGGCTTCAAATAGATACACCAGATTCCATCGACAAGGGGTTGTGGACATGTTCGCTTGGATATGGGAACGATACTATAACGAAATTTTCTGGAGCCATCCTGGATGGTAGTGAGCAAGAAGCCGAACTTTCCATAATAAACGTTGAAGACGTTGATGTTTTAAATGGAACGGGTATAACCATTCAGTGCAACGCCAATAAACCACTAGATTATTGTTGGTTCAAGGATCCATCGGGGAATATATACTCAGTGTCAGATAATTCTGTAGACAATGCTTATGGTGTCCGTTTTCGATACCATGGCATCTCCTTACAGATGGGTGATTGTGGAATAGAACTCAACACAACTGCGGACGTCATGGCTGGGCAGTGGAGCTGCCATATTGGCAGCAGCAAATTTTCAGCACTAGAAGTATCGAGGTATATCAATGTACGAATAAGTAATTCGCAGATGATTGGTTCGTCCAACACACTACGAGCCACCCTAGGTGCTGCTTTGGTGTTAGAATGTTCTTCGATCCCAAAGCGTACTCCTTTGAAGTACTGCCGATATGTGACACCCTCCGGTCAGGCGTTCAGTCTTGGAGAAAATGTAACCTCTGAAGAAGCGATTCTTGGAAATTACTTCGCCACACCCAATCATGATCCCAAGAAAGGATCCTGCTCGCTCGTAGTCAAAAATATCAGCCCGTTTGATATCGGCCAGTGGACATGCGCTGGCAAAATAGCCGGACAAACGGTGGAGCATTACGCTACTATAGAGATTACCGGTGAGCTGAAACGCTCAACAGAGCTCAACGCTGCCTCAATCTTTGGCATGACAATCGGTGCCATTCTGATTTTGCTCACAGCCGTTGGTTTTGTGTGCTACAGTTTCCGACAGAAAATACGGAGACGGGTGGCTGCTATCAATCAGGAAATAGAGATGCGGGAGGGTCGCATCGTAAGGGATTTCCAGCGGATTAGCGATGCGAGTGGCGCCAGCGATAGTACCGACCAAAATCGGATGACTGCCGAAAGTCGACTGTAG